The nucleotide sequence GAGGGAGTTGTGAGCACTGAACACTGGATGAGCTGATACAAAGAAGGGGTCAGGGATGGATAGACTGACAGATGCATGCACAGAGgcagggatggatggatggacagatgcatGCACAGAGTCAGGGATGGACGGACAGATGCATGCACAGAGgcagggatggatggatggacagatgcacgcacagaggcagggatggatggacagatgcatGCACAGAGGCAGGGATGGATAGACTGACAGATGCATGCACAGAGgcagggatggatggatggacagatgcaCGCACAGAGGCAGGGATGGATGGACTGACAGATGCATGCACAGAGgcagggatggatggatggacagatgcatGCACAGAGGCAGGGATGGATGGACTGACAGATGCATGCACAGAGGCagggatggatggacggacagatGCATGCACAGAGGcgggggatggatggatggaaggatacaTGTCCAGAGGcagggatggatgggtgggtagattgGATGGACAGATGAGGGTAGGTTGTTCTTGTCCTGGAGGAGGTGATCCAGGCTAAGTCCTCACACTGAGCACAGCAAGAGGCAGGAGGTGAGCATGGGGAGATGCAGCTGTGTGCCCCAGTGCACCGGAAGTTACAGATAACATTGATGTCCTGTCTTGATGAAACAGGAAACACATTTATCATCTGAGAATTGGGGGCTGGGGTTGACTGGAAGCTCGAGGGGCTGTGAGCCTGCCATGGGGCTGAGGGAAGCGTGCAGGAGCTGCCTGCCAGAGCCTGGGGCAAGGATGATAGGAGGTACTGGGGCCCCTGTGGACTGCCCTCTGAGAATCTCGTAGGGCTGGGGCTGCACAGTTGTGGTTGTGTAATTTCCCCGAGATGCATGGCGTGACAAGGGTGCA is from Macaca fascicularis isolate 582-1 chromosome 20, T2T-MFA8v1.1 and encodes:
- the LOC123570542 gene encoding LOW QUALITY PROTEIN: uncharacterized protein (The sequence of the model RefSeq protein was modified relative to this genomic sequence to represent the inferred CDS: deleted 1 base in 1 codon; substituted 1 base at 1 genomic stop codon) — translated: MYPSIHPSPASVHASVRPSIPASVHASSVHPSLPLCMHLSIHPSLPLCMHLSVHPSLPLCVHLSIHPSLPLCMHLSVYPSLPLCMHLSIHPCLCACICPSIHPCLCACICPSIPDSVHASVHPSIPASVHASVSLSIPDPFFVSAHPVFSAHNSLILRRSLDLFPPLTPRGSLPSLPSQVLQPVVSTQSSLPLLLSCLSPLWPKFFPNALGLQALKRXLCPWMTKYKPM